The sequence AACTCCCCAAACAGTTTTAATATAGATAGGATGCTTGGGATCTTCTTCAATCTTCTCTCTTAATTTTGTGATATGAACCATAACGGTATTATCAGACTTAAAGAAATCTTCCTTCCAAACAGCTTCATAAATGTTGCTCACACTCATGACAACCCCTTTATTACGTGCAAGGAGTTCAAGAATATCAAATTCCTTTGGTGTTAGCCTTATATCCTTATCTGCTACTTGCACCTGACGTGTATCTGTATTGATGCTTAAGTTCCCAATTTCAATGATACTTTTGTCAAAATCAGCCTCTGTATTGTATTTTTTATACCGTCTAAGCTGTGATTTTACTCTTGCAACTAACTCTAACGGATTAAAGGGTTTCGTCATATAATCATCTGCACCAGAAGCCAGGCCATGGATTTTGTCCATATCCTCCGATTTTGCTGAAAGCATGATGA comes from Bacillus andreraoultii and encodes:
- a CDS encoding response regulator transcription factor, coding for MNTKILIVDDDKEIRNLIAIYLENEGFQIQKAEDALEALKQLKAHEFDLVILDVMMPKMDGLEACMKIREERQMPIIMLSAKSEDMDKIHGLASGADDYMTKPFNPLELVARVKSQLRRYKKYNTEADFDKSIIEIGNLSINTDTRQVQVADKDIRLTPKEFDILELLARNKGVVMSVSNIYEAVWKEDFFKSDNTVMVHITKLREKIEEDPKHPIYIKTVWGVGYKI